Genomic segment of Sphingopyxis sp. QXT-31:
CCTATGAATGCAGGCCCTGTCGCGGCGATCTCGATGCACCAATATGCGAAGATGCCGTGGCAGACCGTCTTCGCCGACGCCGAAGCAATTTTCCGCGCCAACGGCGGCCGCCCGCATTGGGCCAAGCGTCACACGCTGGCGCGCCCCGACGTCGATACGCTCTACCCGATGGCCGAACGCTATCGCGCCGTCCGCCGCGCTGCCGACCCGGCTGGCAAATTCCTCAACCCGCATCTGGAAGCCCTTTTTTCATGACCGACGATCTGACGCTCCACGCCCATCTGGTCGGCCGGCAGGGAAGCCGCGCCGACCTCAACACGCCGGTGCTGGTGCTCGACGTCGCTGCGCTGGATCGCAATATCGCGACGATGGCGGGGCTCGCGGCGTCGCACGGCATCGGCCTGCGCCCGCACGCCAAGACGCACAAGAGCGTCGACATCGCCAAGCGCCAGCTCGCGGCGGGCGCCGCGGGCGTCTGCTGCGCCAAGATCGGCGAGGCCGAAGTACTCGCCAAGGGCGGCGTGACCGGCATCCTCATCACCTCGCCCGTCGCCGCGCCGCGCGCGATCGAACGGCTCGCCGCGCTGGCAGGCAGCGCCGAGGGGCTGATGGCGGTGGTCGACCATCCCGCGGTCGCGGCGCGGATCGACGCGGCGCTCGACACCAGGCTCGACGTGATCATCGACATCGACCCCGGCATTGCGCGCACGGGCGTCGCCTCGCCCGAGGCGGCGGTCGCGCTCGCCGAAGCGATCGCGGGCCTACCGAACCTCAACTATCGCGGCGTGCAATTCTACTGCGGCCGGCAGCAGCATATCGAAGGCTATGCCGACCGCCGCGCGGCGATCGAGGAGCGCACCGCCTATCTCCAGACCGTAATCGCCGCGCTGGCCGCCGCGGGCCATCCGCCCGAGATCGTCACCGGATCGGGCACCGGCACGCACCGCATCGACCTCGATCTCGGCGTCTTTACCGAGCTCCAGGCGGGCAGCTACGTCTTCATGGACAAGCAATATCTCGACTGCGACCTGACCGGCGACGGCGCTGTGCCGTTCGAAACCTCGCTCGGCGTCGATGCGCGCGTCGTCAGCGCCAACCACAGCGGCCTCGTCACCATCGACGCCGGTTACAAGTCGCTATCGACCGACGGCGGGGTCGCGGTCGTGCGGCGCGGGGCGCCCGAAAGCGCCGCCTTCGTCTTCATGGGCGACGAGCATGCCGCGCTGATTTCGCCCGGCATCGGCGAAGCGCTCCCCCCCCGCGACCCGGTGACGCTCACCGTGCCGCACTGCGACCCAACGGTGAACCTCTACGACCATTATCATGTCGTCGAGGGCGAGACGCTGGTCGCGATCTGGCCGGTGAGCGCGCGAGGGCGGGCGCGCTGACGCGCCCCACCGCAACCATACTTCCCTTTCGCGGGCGCACGCTTTAGAGGCGGGAGCCTATGGCCGCCGAGACCACGTCCCACTTCCGCTATCGTCTGCGCCGCGACAGCAATGCCGTCGCGAGCTGGTTTCGTTCGATGTGGACGCGCCGCTGGTTTCGCTGGCTCGGCTATCTCGCGCTCACCGGCCTGCTCGGCCTGTTCCTGATCTGGCTGATCTTCGCGCGCGACCTGCCCTCGGTCGAGCAACTCCGCGACTACGAGCCGCCGCTGCCGACGATGGTTCGCGATGCCGAGGGCAAGCCGGTGCACAGCTATGCGCGCGAGCGCCGCGTCCAGCTCGAATATAGCGAATATCCGCAGCTCCTGGTGCGCAGCTTCCTCGCCGCCGAAGACAAGACCTTCTTCAGCCATGGCGGCATCGACTATCCGGGCATCGCGTCGGCGATCGTCACCAACCTCAGCAGCAGCGGCCGCCCCGTCGGCGCCTCGACGATCACCCAGCAGGTCGCCAAGAATCTTCTGCTCACCAACGAGCTCAGCTATCGCCGCAAGGTGCGCGAGGCGATCCTTGCGATGCGCATCGAGGATGCGCTGACCAAGGAACAGATCCTCGAGCTCTATCTCAACGAAATCCCGCTCGGTCGCCGCAGCTTCGGCGTCCAGGCTGCGAGCCGCGCCTATTTCGACAAGGACGTCGACCAGCTCCAGCTCCACGAAATGGCGTTCCTTGCGATTCTGCCCAAGGCGCCCGAGAAATATGGCCGCGCGCGCAACGAGGCCGAAGCGGTCGCGCGGCGCAATTTCGTGCTCGGGTCGATGGAGCAGAACGGCTGGATCACTCCCGCGCAGCGCGACGCCGCGCGCGCGATGCCGCTCGGCCTCACCAGCAGCGGCAATACCGCGGTCGCGCAGGTCGGCGGCTATTATATGGAGGAGGTGCGGCGCCAGCTGATCGCCCAATTCGGCGAGACCGCCGAGGATGGCCCGCACAGCGCCTATGCCGGCGGCCTCTGGGTGCGCACGCCTTATGACGGCAAGATGCAGGCGGCGGCGACCAGCGCGCTGCGCAAGGGTCTGCTCCGCTATGACGCGGGCAAGGGCTGGTCGGGGCCGATCGCGACGATCGAGGCCGACGACCAGTGGCAGAGCCGCCTCGCCTCCAGCTTCATCGGTATCGATTACGACGGCTGGCGCATCGCCGCGGTGCTGTCGAAAAATACCGGCGAGGCGCGCATCGGCTTCGCCAATGGCGACACCGGTCGCCTGCCCGCGAGCGCCGCGACGCAGGGCTATCGCAAGACCGGCGGCAGCGCCTTCTCGGCGATGCGCCCGGGCGACCTGATCGCGGTCAAGGCGACGGGCGGCGGCAGCTATGCCCTTCGCAACATTCCCGAGGTGTCTGGCGGCTTCATCGCCGAGAGCCCGCATTCGGGGCGCATCTTCGCGATGCAGGGCGGCTTCGACGTCCGCCTCTCGCCCTTCAACCGCGCGACGCAGGCCGAGCGCCAGCCGGGGTCGACGATCAAGCCCTTCGTCTATGCCGCCGCGCTCGACAATGGCATGACGCCCGCGACGATGATCGTCGACGGCAGCTTCTGCGTCTATCAGGGCGCGCGGTTCGGCAACAAATGTTTCCGCAACTTCGGCGGCGCGGGGGGCAGCGGCGAGCATACGATGCGCTGGGGCCTCGAACAGTCGCGCAACCTGATGACGGTGCGCGCGGCGAGCCAGGTCGGCATGGAACCGGTGGTCGACACGATCCGCACCATGGGTATCGGCGAGCACGAACCCTATCTCTCGACCGCGCTCGGCGCGGGTTCGACGACGGTCGAGAAGATCACCAATGCTTATGCGATGCTCGCCAACCACGGCCGCGAGCTCAAGCCGCGCGTCATTGACTATGTCCAGGACCGCCGTGGCAAGGTGATCTTTCCGGTCAATTGGAAACCCTGTGTCGGCTGCAACAAGAAGGATTGGGACGGACGCCCGATGCCGCGCTTCGCCAAGTCGGGCAAGCAGCTGATGGACCCGCTCACCGCCTATCAGGTCGTCCATATGCTCGAGGGCGTCGTCCAACGCGGCACCGCGGTGCGCCTGCGCGACCTCGGCGTACCGATCTTCGGCAAGACGGGGACGACCTCGGGCCCGAACGACGTGTGGTTCGTCGGCGGCACGCCCGACGTGGTCGCGGGCATGTATATCGGTTTCGACCAGCCGCGCTCGATGGGCGGCTATGCGCAGGGCGGCAGCCTCGCGGCGCCGATCTTCAAGGATTTCGCACTCGTCGGGCTCGACGACCGCCAGCCGATCCCCTTCGCGGCGCCCAAGGGCATCCGCATGGTGCGCATCGACCGCCAGTCGGGGCGCCGGGTCTATGGCAGCTGGCCGGGCACCGACCCCAAGGCGTCGATCATCTGGGAGGCGTTCAAGCCCGAAAGCGAACCCCGCCGGACGATCCGCGAGGCCGAGATCAAGCCCGCCAAGGCCGCGACGCGCCAGGATGCGCCGGTGCAGCAGGGCAATGGCCGCCGCAGCGACAGCGACTTCCTGGAGGATCGCGGCGGCATCATCTGACGTCTCGCGAGCTTCTTCCCCTTGAGCCGGACACGCTCTAAGGGCGGTTCGACATTTTTTCAGGAGCAACGACATGCGCGCCGAAGCGCAGGATCATATCGACAAGATCGGCGCCGCGCTGGCGCTGCTGCGGCGTTTCCTCGACTGGGACCGTGCGCTGCGGCGGCTCGACGAGCTCAATGCCAAGGTCGAAGACCCGACCCTGTGGAACGACGCCAAGGCCGCGCAGGAGGTGATGCGCGAACGCCGCCGCCTCGACGAGGCGATCGCCGCGACGCGCGCGATCGAGACCGAATGCGCCGACACCGCCGAGCTGATCGAGCTTGCCGAGATGGAAGGCGACGAGGCGATGGTCGACGAGGCCGTCGCGGGCCTCGCAGCGCTCGCCGCGCGCGCCGAAGAGGACAAGATCAAGGCGCTACTGGCCGGCGAGGCCGACGCCAA
This window contains:
- a CDS encoding DSD1 family PLP-dependent enzyme; translated protein: MTDDLTLHAHLVGRQGSRADLNTPVLVLDVAALDRNIATMAGLAASHGIGLRPHAKTHKSVDIAKRQLAAGAAGVCCAKIGEAEVLAKGGVTGILITSPVAAPRAIERLAALAGSAEGLMAVVDHPAVAARIDAALDTRLDVIIDIDPGIARTGVASPEAAVALAEAIAGLPNLNYRGVQFYCGRQQHIEGYADRRAAIEERTAYLQTVIAALAAAGHPPEIVTGSGTGTHRIDLDLGVFTELQAGSYVFMDKQYLDCDLTGDGAVPFETSLGVDARVVSANHSGLVTIDAGYKSLSTDGGVAVVRRGAPESAAFVFMGDEHAALISPGIGEALPPRDPVTLTVPHCDPTVNLYDHYHVVEGETLVAIWPVSARGRAR
- a CDS encoding penicillin-binding protein 1A, with amino-acid sequence MAAETTSHFRYRLRRDSNAVASWFRSMWTRRWFRWLGYLALTGLLGLFLIWLIFARDLPSVEQLRDYEPPLPTMVRDAEGKPVHSYARERRVQLEYSEYPQLLVRSFLAAEDKTFFSHGGIDYPGIASAIVTNLSSSGRPVGASTITQQVAKNLLLTNELSYRRKVREAILAMRIEDALTKEQILELYLNEIPLGRRSFGVQAASRAYFDKDVDQLQLHEMAFLAILPKAPEKYGRARNEAEAVARRNFVLGSMEQNGWITPAQRDAARAMPLGLTSSGNTAVAQVGGYYMEEVRRQLIAQFGETAEDGPHSAYAGGLWVRTPYDGKMQAAATSALRKGLLRYDAGKGWSGPIATIEADDQWQSRLASSFIGIDYDGWRIAAVLSKNTGEARIGFANGDTGRLPASAATQGYRKTGGSAFSAMRPGDLIAVKATGGGSYALRNIPEVSGGFIAESPHSGRIFAMQGGFDVRLSPFNRATQAERQPGSTIKPFVYAAALDNGMTPATMIVDGSFCVYQGARFGNKCFRNFGGAGGSGEHTMRWGLEQSRNLMTVRAASQVGMEPVVDTIRTMGIGEHEPYLSTALGAGSTTVEKITNAYAMLANHGRELKPRVIDYVQDRRGKVIFPVNWKPCVGCNKKDWDGRPMPRFAKSGKQLMDPLTAYQVVHMLEGVVQRGTAVRLRDLGVPIFGKTGTTSGPNDVWFVGGTPDVVAGMYIGFDQPRSMGGYAQGGSLAAPIFKDFALVGLDDRQPIPFAAPKGIRMVRIDRQSGRRVYGSWPGTDPKASIIWEAFKPESEPRRTIREAEIKPAKAATRQDAPVQQGNGRRSDSDFLEDRGGII